Within the Devosia lucknowensis genome, the region GCATAAAGCGGCTCCCAGAAGTCCAGCACGTCGAGTGCGGACTTTTTGTCCACGTCGACCACCGCGGTGTGGCGCTTGGAGCGGAAACCGATAAGCCCGTCGCGGCCCTGGCCCTCGAGATCGATGGAAAGCGCCACGCCATTGTCGACCGGCTGGTCGCCCCCCACCACCAGCGTGTCGGAAGCATGCAGCGCCTGATGCTGCGCTACCGACAGGCGCGCGTCTCCACTGCGGAACCGCATTTGTGTCAGGCGCGAGCCGGTCCGCACGAGCACCGGGAAGGTGCGAGGACTGATCTCGAGATAGAGTGGGCCGGAATAGCCTTGCGGCAACTGGTCGAAGCCTCGGGCCCGGTCTCCAATAATGCGTGTGAACACGTCGAGACGGCCAGTCGAACTCTTGGGATTGGCTGAGGCACTGACGTCCGCTGGCAGCCGGAGGCTCTCCTCGAGCGGCACGAGGTAGACGCAGCCGCGTTCGAGCACGGCGCCTTTCGTGAGGTCGATTTCGTGAAGCTTGAGCGCTTCAATGCGTTCGGCGACCGAATGGCTCGGACCGGGAAGAAAGCTGGAGCGAACGCGGAACGCAGTCTTGCCGAGACGAAGATCCAGGCTTGCCGGCTGCACCTGATCCGCATCGAACGGCCGCGATGCGATGATGGCACCCTCGTCATGAAGCTTTTCGATCAACCGTGCCGTGAAGACACCCTTGGGCCAGGTTTCGGTCATCGTTCTGCTTTCTACCTTCGCGAGCGTGTCCCGCGCTTCCCGCGCCGTGTTCGCCGAGCTCATCCGGGCGATCCAGCATTCTTGTGCCAAGTCTGGATTGCCCGGACAAGCCGGGCTGTGACGATAGGATGGCGGCGAATGGGTTTATTCCCCAACAAGCCGCGATTGACGGCCGCGCCGAGTTCGCACTAACGTAGCCTCAGTGGTGATTTGGCCGGTCGCTTGCAGCCACTTGAGACAGCAGTCTCGAACGATAAGTGCTAAAGACCGTCGTGAACCGGCCGCCAGTGCGTGCCGGTTTTTTGTTTGAAAGCGTGACCATGTCCAAGAACGACAATCCTTTGAACGATCCCAGGAAGCTCTCGGCAGCGACGCAGATGGTTCATGGCGGCGGCATGCGTTCGGGCTTCAACGAGACCAGCGAGGCTATTTTCCTCAATTCGGGCTACTCTTACCCGTCGTCCGAACATGCCGAGCTGCTGTTCCAGAACAAGATCCCCGGCGCGCACAATTACTCCCGCTTCGCCAATCCCACCGTCGACATGTTTGAAGATCGGATGGCCCTGCTTGAAGGCGCTGAAGCTGGCAAGGCCTTTGCCTCGGGCATGGCCGCCGTCACCAATGCGGTGATGAGCCAGGTGCGGGCAGGCGACCACATCGTGGCCGCCCAAGCGCTGTTTGGCGGCTGCCGTTATGTCGTCGAGGACTATGCCCCACGTTTCGGCGTGGCGTCCACGCTGGTCGATGGGCGTGACCCGGAGAATTTCGCCCGGGCCATGCAGCCCAACACCAAGGTGGT harbors:
- a CDS encoding 2'-deoxycytidine 5'-triphosphate deaminase; amino-acid sequence: MTETWPKGVFTARLIEKLHDEGAIIASRPFDADQVQPASLDLRLGKTAFRVRSSFLPGPSHSVAERIEALKLHEIDLTKGAVLERGCVYLVPLEESLRLPADVSASANPKSSTGRLDVFTRIIGDRARGFDQLPQGYSGPLYLEISPRTFPVLVRTGSRLTQMRFRSGDARLSVAQHQALHASDTLVVGGDQPVDNGVALSIDLEGQGRDGLIGFRSKRHTAVVDVDKKSALDVLDFWEPLYARGRSELILDPDEFYILVSLESVHVPPTHAAEMVPFDPLVGEFRVHYAGFFDPGFGHSAAGGSGSRAVLEVRSREVPFLLGHGQNIGRLIYEELAEKPDRLYGSAFGSNYQAQTLKLSKHFRPFAG